The uncultured Subdoligranulum sp. genomic sequence ATGTGACCCACTCCGGCGAGGGCGAGGGGCTGCTGTTCTACGGCTCCACCATCCTGCCCTTTGTGGACCACTTCCCCAAGAATACCGAACTGTATCGCATTATGACGACCAAACCCCAGGAAATGAAGGAGGCTGATGGACGATGAAACCCGAAATTCTGCATAACGACCACATGATGTTTCTGGACCGGGCGCTGGAAACCCAGCGCACCGCGCTGCTGACGGCGATGGCGGACGCCGTTTCCGAGTGCCGCACGGCGGCGGACCAGGCCGCTGAACTGACTGAAACCGGCGAAATTGGCCTGCTGCGGCTGGTGGAGATTCTGTGCGCCGCCAAGGTCCAGCGCGGGCAGGCCGGAGGTGCCGTGCTGGAGGGCACCGAGGTCCAGATTTTGGCCGACGTGGTGGCCCAGCTCTACGCCTGCCTGACCGAGTGCCGCTTCGTGGGTCCGCTGGGGCTGGCGGCCTATGCGGAGCTTTCCAGCATGGCGGCCTCCCTCATGCTGGGAGAATGGTTTGATTAAGGAACCGCGCCTGCGCTTCACCGAGGAAGAACGGGCGGACCCGGCACTGGAAAAGCCCATCCGCAAGGCGGAAAAGGCCGCCGCCAAAGCGGACAAGGCGCAGGCAAAAATCCCGAAAAAGCAGGTCAAACGGGCCAAGGTGGACCCCAAGACCGGCAAGGTCACGACCAAGCTGGTGCTGGAGGATAAGCCCCGGCCGCCCTCCAAGCTGTCCCATACGGTGCGGGACGCG encodes the following:
- a CDS encoding DUF3851 family protein, whose product is MKPEILHNDHMMFLDRALETQRTALLTAMADAVSECRTAADQAAELTETGEIGLLRLVEILCAAKVQRGQAGGAVLEGTEVQILADVVAQLYACLTECRFVGPLGLAAYAELSSMAASLMLGEWFD